In Acaryochloris marina S15, a single genomic region encodes these proteins:
- a CDS encoding HetP family heterocyst commitment protein has translation MNHNLSTHSGADFDKQITYEQFNQVIEAILMGKYSWACVLMLRFVGYNPLHYIPYRTYNRLIKKESMLGYQIPQDKASCTEFEPSSLISQSNSSRYLQDLEYLEDVRETSTQVTGGESNNWLGKNYLFLWDKMTKKQNH, from the coding sequence ATGAACCATAACTTATCAACTCACTCTGGCGCTGATTTTGACAAGCAAATCACTTATGAACAATTCAATCAAGTGATTGAAGCCATACTAATGGGAAAATATTCCTGGGCCTGCGTCTTAATGCTGCGTTTTGTGGGATACAACCCACTACACTATATTCCTTATCGCACTTACAACAGATTAATCAAAAAAGAAAGCATGCTGGGTTATCAAATACCTCAAGATAAAGCAAGCTGTACAGAATTTGAGCCTAGTTCACTAATATCCCAGTCAAACTCATCGAGATACTTGCAAGACCTTGAATACTTAGAGGATGTTCGAGAAACATCAACACAAGTGACCGGTGGAGAAAGCAATAACTGGCTAGGGAAAAACTATCTTTTTCTATGGGACAAAATGACCAAAAAACAAAATCATTAG
- a CDS encoding HlyD family efflux transporter periplasmic adaptor subunit produces the protein MAAEQFFHKKGFGGKGLTISDQELGNKIDQSSSLNQPNIHNFEYKNNDIIDWSSSLQSLLDQPPAEMPLRIIVGGMVFLLAFLGWAWLGKIEDIGTAKGKLVPKGETYKVESIAIGKVSRIAVKEGEIVTAGQIIAELDTSIDKKEVRRLEQMLSDYQQELKQKQSLLNKVYLEAQTHQRIATSENLGQESAIKSAEDKAETLLQLLIQQKQELNAYNARHKRLKLLSNLSKSRVKQLELDLKSNQGRVKKLKSLEKQGAISSELVFQANQNLSQVQNQITESKLQDITSVSQQIFQNEQSMRTLAAKMTQDQGEIYSAYQRVEQLQADLNRNKAERTRLKLEAYQKIDQLKLETTQNKTRVSETKNLILKAKATLDQKLLKAPIDGIVLSFNLKNKGKVVNSGQTVAEIAPHNTPLVISAVLPNKEAGFIKKNQPAKVKFDAYSYQDYGVIPGKVTSISADSKSDQTLGNVYQVEVELERNHIVDNNKKIKFRPGQSATANIIIRQRRVIDVLLDPIKQLKNGNTKN, from the coding sequence TTGGCAGCAGAGCAATTTTTTCATAAAAAAGGTTTTGGGGGCAAAGGTTTGACTATTTCTGATCAAGAATTAGGTAACAAAATCGATCAAAGCTCAAGCTTAAATCAGCCTAATATCCACAATTTTGAATACAAAAACAATGACATCATCGATTGGTCTTCATCTCTACAATCACTACTAGACCAGCCTCCAGCAGAGATGCCTCTTCGAATCATTGTGGGCGGCATGGTATTTTTGCTGGCTTTTCTCGGATGGGCTTGGCTGGGAAAAATAGAAGATATAGGTACAGCAAAAGGGAAGCTAGTTCCGAAAGGTGAGACATATAAGGTTGAGTCTATTGCAATAGGTAAAGTCAGTCGAATTGCGGTTAAAGAAGGAGAAATAGTTACCGCTGGACAGATAATCGCTGAACTAGATACTTCTATAGATAAAAAAGAAGTCAGACGATTGGAACAAATGCTATCTGACTACCAACAAGAACTGAAGCAAAAACAATCTCTTCTCAACAAAGTCTACTTAGAAGCTCAAACTCATCAACGAATTGCTACATCAGAGAATTTAGGTCAAGAGTCTGCTATTAAATCAGCTGAAGACAAGGCAGAAACTTTGCTTCAGTTACTAATACAGCAAAAGCAAGAACTCAATGCGTACAATGCCAGGCATAAACGCTTAAAGCTCTTGTCAAACTTATCAAAATCTCGAGTTAAGCAACTAGAGCTAGATCTCAAATCAAATCAAGGTCGCGTGAAGAAGTTAAAATCTTTGGAAAAGCAAGGTGCCATCTCTAGTGAATTGGTCTTCCAAGCAAATCAAAACCTTAGTCAAGTTCAGAATCAGATAACAGAAAGTAAATTACAAGACATTACTAGTGTCAGCCAGCAGATCTTTCAAAATGAGCAATCGATGCGAACGCTCGCGGCAAAAATGACACAAGATCAAGGAGAGATATATTCGGCTTATCAACGGGTTGAGCAACTACAAGCAGATTTAAATCGGAATAAAGCAGAAAGAACGCGATTAAAGCTAGAAGCATACCAAAAAATTGATCAGCTCAAACTAGAAACTACTCAGAATAAAACTAGAGTATCTGAAACAAAAAATCTAATACTCAAAGCCAAAGCTACCCTAGACCAAAAACTTCTTAAAGCACCAATTGATGGCATTGTTTTATCCTTCAATTTAAAGAATAAAGGTAAGGTAGTAAATTCAGGTCAAACCGTAGCTGAAATTGCACCTCACAACACTCCTTTAGTAATTTCTGCAGTATTACCGAATAAAGAAGCAGGATTTATCAAAAAAAATCAACCTGCAAAAGTCAAATTTGATGCCTATTCATATCAAGATTACGGAGTGATTCCAGGCAAGGTAACATCAATTTCGGCAGACTCAAAATCTGATCAGACCCTAGGAAATGTTTATCAAGTTGAAGTTGAATTAGAGCGGAATCATATCGTAGACAACAATAAGAAAATCAAATTCAGACCTGGCCAATCAGCAACAGCCAATATTATTATTCGTCAGCGTCGTGTTATAGACGTTTTATTAGATCCAATAAAACAGTTAAAGAACGGCAATACGAAAAATTAG
- a CDS encoding alpha/beta fold hydrolase: MSPKSIVPSEVGLWMIHGNLQTPKVWQPITTQLHQAVSPELNLSIFLEDLWASPGESLKEWAALFCQRVHPHAFKSRILLGYSLGGRLAFHALLHQPELWQGAIIISADSGLTSECDRRNCLKKDNVWSIQLLHDNWDNLIQEWNSLPVFCGRQPSYSALEKDYSRLKISKAFQNFSKGHQFNLLSNLQNLNIPVLYISGVEDEKYCQIGQKLAHHCPSITHRIILNSGHRVPWENRNNFISIITHFIEQVLNPKIQTEQ; this comes from the coding sequence ATGTCACCAAAATCTATTGTGCCGTCTGAAGTTGGGTTATGGATGATTCATGGCAATCTCCAAACCCCTAAAGTATGGCAACCAATCACAACACAACTGCATCAAGCAGTTAGCCCAGAACTCAACCTATCCATTTTCTTAGAAGATCTATGGGCCAGTCCCGGAGAGTCTTTAAAGGAATGGGCCGCATTATTTTGTCAACGTGTTCACCCCCATGCCTTTAAGTCTCGTATTTTGCTGGGATATTCCCTGGGGGGACGTTTAGCGTTTCATGCCCTGCTACACCAACCTGAATTATGGCAAGGAGCCATCATTATTAGTGCCGATTCGGGGTTGACATCGGAGTGCGATCGCAGAAACTGTCTCAAAAAAGATAACGTATGGAGCATCCAATTGCTGCATGATAATTGGGACAACCTAATACAGGAGTGGAATTCGCTACCCGTATTCTGTGGACGCCAGCCCTCCTATTCAGCCTTAGAAAAAGACTATTCTCGGCTCAAAATCTCAAAAGCATTTCAGAATTTCTCCAAAGGACATCAATTCAATCTTCTCTCTAACTTACAAAATTTAAACATTCCTGTTTTGTATATATCAGGAGTAGAAGACGAGAAATATTGCCAAATCGGGCAAAAGCTAGCTCATCATTGTCCATCAATCACTCATCGCATAATTCTCAATTCTGGACATCGTGTACCTTGGGAAAATCGGAACAATTTCATATCAATCATTACTCATTTTATAGAACAGGTATTAAATCCTAAAATACAAACAGAGCAGTGA
- a CDS encoding DUF5682 family protein, producing the protein MSTLHLFGIRHHGPGSARSLRQSLESLEPDLILVEGPPDAAGVIDQIVSPDMSPPVAILIYSPEQPQQAVYYPFAVFSPEWQALDYGLQQQVPVQWMDLPQTHQLALRQQLDQQFEPPEADSDAENLSPESALPEIRHDPLFWLAQAAGFNDSERWWERMVEQRSETTDLFPAIVEAMTALRLEMEKDHPPDLNNNRDYREALREAYMRQTIRKAKKAGHEKIAIICGAWHTPALAEPFPPAKQDTALLKGLPKLKVTSTWIPWTYERLADRSGYGAGIAAPGWYHHLWTASDQPTIYWLTHVARLLRQADVDASSASVIEAVRLANSLAALRDCPTPGLPELNEAAQTVLCFGDDLPLRLIHERLIISDRMGQVPDDTPMVPLQVDLQRWQKKLRLKPQVTSKELALDLRKPNDLLRSQLLHRLNLLGIPWGRPTFSRGKGTFKEAWMLEWQPEFEIALIEAGQWGNTIEVATTAYACDVAEKAPNLPKLTELLDQVLLAALPEAIAQLMLCLQAEAAVASDVVHLMSALPSLAQILRYRDVRQTDTDVVAHVVDGLVTRICIGLPGACASLDDDAAAMMDQQIMQTHSAINLLQNQDHQQMWWMVVQQLAHRESLHGLLGGRCCRLLLDGGQFEPARAAQRLGLALSLATEPTQAAAWIEGFLKGSGLLLLHNQEIWQVLDQWVCELAPDTFVTLLPLLRRTFSTFPAAERRQMGERVTQGSVGTGLQGWESEVLDCDRAEKVLPLVAQLLGLSAPNL; encoded by the coding sequence ATGTCTACACTGCACCTGTTTGGAATTCGCCATCATGGACCGGGCTCAGCCCGGAGTTTGCGACAGAGCTTAGAAAGCCTAGAGCCTGATTTGATTTTGGTGGAGGGGCCACCGGATGCTGCGGGCGTAATTGACCAGATAGTGAGTCCAGACATGAGTCCGCCTGTCGCGATTTTGATCTATTCACCGGAGCAACCTCAGCAAGCCGTTTATTACCCTTTTGCGGTCTTTTCACCCGAATGGCAGGCGTTAGACTATGGCCTACAACAGCAGGTCCCGGTGCAGTGGATGGACTTACCCCAGACCCACCAGCTTGCTTTGCGACAGCAGCTTGATCAACAGTTTGAACCCCCCGAAGCAGATAGTGATGCTGAGAATTTATCACCTGAGTCTGCTCTACCGGAGATTCGGCATGATCCGCTCTTTTGGTTAGCCCAAGCTGCTGGATTCAATGATAGTGAACGCTGGTGGGAGCGAATGGTGGAACAGCGATCTGAAACCACCGATTTGTTCCCCGCCATTGTGGAAGCGATGACAGCCCTGCGATTAGAGATGGAAAAAGACCATCCGCCGGATCTCAATAACAATCGGGATTACCGAGAAGCCTTGCGAGAAGCCTATATGCGGCAAACGATCCGCAAAGCTAAAAAAGCAGGGCATGAAAAAATTGCGATTATTTGTGGGGCTTGGCATACGCCTGCTTTGGCAGAACCTTTCCCACCGGCTAAGCAGGATACGGCTTTACTGAAAGGCTTACCTAAACTGAAGGTGACCTCCACCTGGATTCCCTGGACCTATGAACGGCTGGCAGATCGCAGTGGCTATGGCGCTGGGATTGCTGCTCCCGGCTGGTATCACCATTTATGGACTGCATCGGATCAACCCACGATTTATTGGTTGACCCATGTGGCTCGACTGTTGCGTCAGGCCGATGTGGATGCCTCCTCGGCTAGCGTGATTGAGGCGGTGCGGTTGGCCAATTCTTTAGCGGCGCTGCGAGATTGCCCCACACCTGGTTTGCCGGAACTGAATGAAGCGGCCCAGACGGTCCTCTGCTTTGGAGATGACCTGCCGTTGCGGCTTATTCATGAACGATTGATTATCAGCGATCGCATGGGGCAAGTCCCGGACGATACGCCGATGGTGCCCTTACAGGTGGATTTGCAGCGTTGGCAGAAAAAGCTGCGCCTCAAACCTCAGGTGACGTCCAAGGAATTGGCTCTGGATTTGCGAAAGCCGAATGATTTGTTGCGATCGCAACTTTTGCATCGTCTCAATTTACTGGGAATTCCTTGGGGCCGCCCTACCTTTAGTCGCGGTAAAGGCACCTTCAAAGAAGCGTGGATGCTAGAGTGGCAGCCTGAGTTTGAGATTGCCTTAATTGAAGCAGGTCAATGGGGAAATACGATTGAAGTTGCAACGACAGCCTATGCCTGTGATGTGGCTGAAAAGGCTCCCAATTTACCGAAATTGACTGAGCTGTTAGACCAAGTGCTATTGGCGGCTCTTCCCGAAGCGATTGCCCAACTGATGCTCTGCTTGCAGGCTGAAGCTGCAGTCGCCAGCGATGTGGTGCATCTGATGTCGGCCTTACCGTCTTTGGCCCAAATCCTGCGGTATCGCGATGTCCGCCAAACGGATACGGATGTTGTGGCCCATGTGGTGGATGGCTTAGTCACTCGCATCTGTATTGGTTTACCGGGGGCTTGTGCGTCCCTGGATGATGACGCGGCAGCCATGATGGATCAGCAAATTATGCAAACCCACAGCGCGATTAATTTGCTGCAAAATCAGGACCACCAGCAGATGTGGTGGATGGTGGTACAACAACTGGCCCATCGAGAGAGTTTGCATGGATTGCTGGGCGGTCGCTGTTGTCGGTTACTGCTGGATGGGGGACAGTTCGAACCTGCAAGAGCGGCCCAACGGTTGGGGTTAGCGTTATCCTTGGCGACGGAACCGACTCAAGCAGCAGCCTGGATTGAAGGCTTTCTCAAGGGCAGTGGCCTGTTGTTACTCCACAATCAGGAGATTTGGCAGGTGCTGGATCAGTGGGTTTGTGAATTGGCACCGGATACTTTTGTAACGCTGTTACCGTTGCTGCGGCGGACGTTCTCGACGTTTCCGGCAGCAGAACGGCGACAAATGGGAGAACGAGTGACGCAAGGAAGTGTGGGGACTGGATTGCAGGGTTGGGAATCGGAGGTATTGGATTGCGATCGCGCTGAAAAAGTCTTACCTCTGGTGGCCCAACTCCTCGGACTGTCTGCACCCAATTTATAA
- a CDS encoding ATP-grasp domain-containing protein, with protein sequence MRILYPCNPLESQEPDQPFTDEFVAVQQLGIPVSLFAYDDLSFGDFKPRPRIESGEAILYRGWMFNLTAYQALTDFIGKRGGIPVTSAADYAHCHHLNQWYSACADLTPETVFLEKGSNYLEQISHLNWDAYFIKDFVKSNTDAQGSIANTPEQAVNIIERIEQYRGEIEGGVAVRRVEQFQSQSEQRYFVVNGTAYSPTSKVPAIVETVTQRIDAPFYSVDVAQTLEGQERIVELGDGQVSERKMWPLDRFVKMLAHMG encoded by the coding sequence ATGAGAATTTTGTATCCCTGCAACCCGCTAGAGTCTCAAGAACCCGATCAACCGTTTACGGACGAATTTGTGGCAGTTCAGCAATTGGGAATCCCCGTTTCCTTGTTTGCTTACGATGATTTGAGTTTTGGCGATTTTAAGCCTCGGCCCCGTATTGAGTCCGGTGAAGCGATTTTATATCGTGGCTGGATGTTTAATCTCACTGCTTATCAAGCCTTGACCGATTTTATCGGCAAGAGAGGAGGGATTCCAGTAACCTCAGCCGCAGATTATGCCCATTGTCACCATCTCAATCAGTGGTATTCCGCCTGTGCTGATCTGACCCCAGAAACGGTATTTCTGGAAAAAGGCTCCAACTATCTGGAACAAATCTCTCATTTGAATTGGGACGCTTACTTTATCAAAGACTTTGTGAAATCCAACACCGATGCCCAAGGGTCCATTGCCAATACCCCAGAGCAAGCGGTCAATATTATCGAGCGGATTGAACAATATCGGGGAGAGATTGAAGGGGGTGTTGCTGTGCGTAGAGTAGAGCAGTTTCAGTCTCAATCAGAACAGAGATATTTCGTGGTCAATGGCACTGCGTATTCGCCCACTTCTAAAGTGCCTGCCATTGTTGAAACTGTAACTCAACGAATAGATGCTCCTTTCTACTCCGTTGATGTCGCCCAAACTTTAGAAGGCCAAGAGCGGATCGTAGAGTTAGGAGATGGCCAAGTCTCAGAACGCAAAATGTGGCCCCTCGACCGATTTGTCAAAATGCTTGCTCACATGGGCTAG
- a CDS encoding PhzF family phenazine biosynthesis protein — translation MTDSSLRLLSAFTTDPKGGNPAGVWIGDTLPTPETMQRIAAEVGFSETAFVVPKTGFARTVRYYSPEVEVPFCGHATVATGVVLGELSGEGTYQLATTVGEVPVAVSVQEGQWQASLTSVEPTHTLASDALVADILSALGWQLDELDLSIPPARAYAGAWHLVLAVSQAERLAHLDYDFDRLKVLMQQDGLLTLQLIWRESPRIFHSRNPFPVGGVVEDPATGAAAAALGGYLRDAQLISVPHQFVIRQGEAMGRPSRLVVDIPASGGIEVSGMAVRL, via the coding sequence ATGACTGACTCCTCACTGCGCCTGCTGTCTGCTTTTACAACTGATCCAAAAGGGGGGAACCCTGCCGGAGTGTGGATTGGCGATACCCTGCCAACCCCGGAAACCATGCAGCGAATCGCGGCTGAAGTGGGCTTTTCTGAGACAGCCTTTGTGGTGCCAAAAACTGGATTTGCGCGAACGGTCCGTTACTACAGTCCAGAAGTAGAAGTACCCTTTTGTGGACATGCCACCGTTGCAACTGGAGTGGTCCTTGGTGAATTGAGTGGTGAGGGAACGTATCAATTAGCAACGACCGTAGGAGAAGTCCCTGTGGCTGTCAGTGTCCAAGAGGGGCAATGGCAAGCTTCTTTGACATCTGTAGAACCCACCCATACCCTAGCCTCGGATGCATTAGTGGCTGACATCTTGTCTGCTTTGGGTTGGCAATTGGATGAGCTGGATCTATCTATCCCACCGGCTCGGGCTTATGCTGGGGCATGGCATTTGGTATTGGCCGTTTCCCAAGCAGAGCGGCTGGCTCATTTAGACTACGATTTTGACCGGCTCAAAGTACTGATGCAGCAGGATGGCCTGTTAACGCTACAGTTAATCTGGCGAGAGAGCCCTCGCATTTTTCATTCCCGTAATCCCTTCCCCGTTGGCGGTGTGGTGGAAGACCCGGCAACGGGGGCAGCGGCGGCAGCTTTAGGAGGGTATCTGCGGGATGCCCAGTTAATCTCTGTCCCCCATCAGTTTGTGATTCGCCAAGGAGAAGCGATGGGGCGACCTAGTCGGCTGGTGGTGGATATTCCTGCTAGCGGTGGAATTGAGGTGAGCGGGATGGCAGTACGCCTCTAA
- a CDS encoding transposase has product MSPERYEQNFGTCELGDQRLNHRAFSIGRSLSEKFGQAL; this is encoded by the coding sequence ATGAGTCCAGAGCGTTATGAGCAAAATTTTGGAACCTGTGAGTTGGGTGATCAACGATTGAATCACCGTGCATTCAGTATCGGTCGTTCTCTGAGCGAGAAATTTGGTCAAGCCCTATGA
- a CDS encoding IS4 family transposase: MKTSFAKIISPHCSMTACSVSSQEMTLSVGDTTFLDYEGIKQKRQGYGPQGRGGNGLLLHSALAVDPEQGQPLGLLWQKVWNRQHRPKPPKNETSRQKKKRQTKARKTARERLFEEKESYRWVEALHAVEKAVGPSTRIIHVFDREGDIAEVFERLNTLDNTGLVVRASHNRCLEHDPNRLWEKLEAQSVQFEYEIDLPKTKGRSARTAKLAVRCCLVELQRPARLAASQPLQIYAVYATEVAPPEGEEPVSWMLLTSEVVTTVEMAQTILRWYTYRWRVEEYHKVLKSGTQVERYRLASEGMKTLLGFLCVTAVELLRVTYLERTQPQLPAQDVLTPLQIKVLIAKTPKVPKTLTVAWAVQAVARLGGYLEHRRNTPIGIQVLWKGWAKLNDLIEGWLLATQET, encoded by the coding sequence GTGAAAACCAGCTTCGCTAAGATTATTTCTCCTCATTGTTCTATGACCGCTTGTAGCGTATCGTCGCAAGAGATGACCTTGAGTGTTGGCGACACCACCTTCCTCGACTATGAAGGTATCAAGCAGAAGCGCCAAGGCTATGGTCCCCAAGGCAGAGGGGGGAATGGATTATTACTCCATAGTGCCTTAGCCGTTGACCCTGAGCAGGGCCAACCCTTGGGTTTGTTATGGCAAAAAGTGTGGAATCGTCAGCATCGCCCCAAGCCCCCGAAGAATGAAACGTCCCGACAAAAGAAGAAACGTCAGACCAAAGCGCGTAAAACTGCTCGGGAGCGTCTATTTGAGGAAAAAGAATCCTATCGTTGGGTGGAAGCACTGCACGCAGTGGAGAAAGCTGTGGGTCCTTCAACTCGTATCATTCATGTCTTTGACCGAGAAGGAGACATTGCTGAAGTCTTTGAACGACTCAATACCCTAGACAATACGGGACTCGTGGTTAGAGCCTCTCATAATCGTTGTCTAGAACACGATCCTAATCGCCTGTGGGAAAAGCTGGAAGCCCAGAGTGTTCAGTTCGAGTATGAGATTGACTTACCTAAAACGAAAGGCCGGAGTGCGCGCACGGCTAAGTTAGCTGTGAGATGTTGTCTTGTTGAACTTCAAAGACCAGCCCGACTAGCTGCCAGTCAACCCCTTCAGATTTACGCTGTCTATGCAACAGAAGTAGCCCCACCTGAAGGGGAAGAACCAGTGTCATGGATGTTGCTCACTAGTGAAGTCGTGACAACAGTAGAAATGGCCCAAACCATTTTGCGTTGGTACACCTACCGTTGGCGAGTTGAGGAGTATCACAAAGTTCTAAAATCGGGCACTCAGGTGGAGCGATATCGGTTGGCATCTGAGGGAATGAAAACCTTATTGGGATTCCTGTGTGTCACTGCTGTAGAGCTGTTGCGTGTGACTTATTTAGAACGAACACAACCTCAATTACCTGCACAAGATGTCCTCACGCCTTTACAGATCAAAGTTCTCATTGCCAAGACCCCGAAGGTACCTAAAACATTAACGGTGGCATGGGCTGTTCAAGCAGTTGCACGACTCGGGGGATATCTGGAGCATCGTCGAAACACACCGATTGGAATTCAAGTCCTGTGGAAAGGGTGGGCGAAGCTCAATGACCTGATTGAAGGCTGGCTGTTAGCTACCCAGGAGACTTAG
- a CDS encoding LysR family transcriptional regulator produces MTLDYANLRQLDLNLLLVLDILIAEASVTQAAERLHMSQSAMSHALKRLRKVLNDPILIRVSQRQMEVTPYAREISGQVRQVLTDIQATLLVKETFDPATTKVDFRMATNDYVEATIGGQVLSKLMVDAPQVQIRICSTKKDEVLAALDANRIDLFIGAELDRKPWHDQQALYEEEFVCVVRSENPLTEMSLTDYVARSHILVSLRDDFLGIVDRRLAEQQQARSVIWSTPHFMSVPFLLARTDCVALLPKRMAEQCAKAMGLKLLPPPMDITGFTVSMVWHQRHTHSSQHQWLREQVAQAIQAL; encoded by the coding sequence ATGACCCTTGACTATGCCAATCTGCGCCAACTAGATCTGAATCTACTGCTGGTTTTAGATATTCTGATCGCTGAAGCGAGTGTGACTCAGGCAGCTGAGCGGCTACATATGAGTCAATCGGCCATGAGCCATGCCCTAAAACGGCTCCGCAAGGTCTTGAACGATCCGATCTTGATTCGGGTTTCGCAACGCCAAATGGAAGTGACTCCCTATGCCCGTGAAATCAGTGGGCAAGTGCGGCAGGTATTGACCGATATTCAAGCAACCCTGCTAGTGAAAGAAACCTTTGATCCAGCCACGACGAAGGTAGATTTTCGCATGGCGACGAATGACTATGTAGAAGCAACCATCGGTGGACAAGTGCTCTCTAAGCTAATGGTTGATGCCCCCCAAGTGCAGATTAGGATATGCAGCACCAAGAAAGATGAGGTATTAGCGGCATTGGATGCCAATAGGATAGATCTGTTTATCGGTGCTGAATTAGATCGCAAGCCTTGGCATGACCAACAAGCGCTCTACGAAGAAGAATTTGTGTGTGTAGTGCGTAGTGAAAATCCGCTGACGGAGATGTCATTGACTGATTATGTCGCCAGATCTCACATTCTGGTCTCGCTTCGGGATGATTTTCTGGGAATTGTGGATCGCCGCTTGGCAGAACAACAGCAGGCCCGGTCGGTGATTTGGTCTACGCCCCATTTTATGTCAGTGCCGTTTTTGCTGGCTCGAACAGATTGTGTGGCGCTATTGCCAAAACGAATGGCGGAACAATGTGCCAAGGCCATGGGGTTAAAATTGTTGCCACCTCCGATGGATATCACAGGATTTACGGTCTCGATGGTTTGGCATCAGCGTCATACCCATAGTTCTCAACATCAATGGTTGCGAGAACAGGTAGCTCAGGCTATCCAAGCTTTATAA
- a CDS encoding zinc-dependent alcohol dehydrogenase family protein codes for MTRVVRIHEFGGPEGLKIDNLALPAPGSGEVRIAIRAIGLNRADGLLRQNQYIETPELPSKLGYDVAGTVEAVGPDVDNVVVGDRILTIPTFSQADYGVYGEAAIVPANALWPWPDTLSAEQAACVGVQYTTVYFALQRVGHLQVGDTVLLTAATGGVGFAAIAVAKQMGATVIATTRKRAKADALHQAGADHVVVTSEEDLAERVQVITDGQGVKVIFDAIAGRTIPTLLDCLAMGGCCILYGLLDSTEPTLPVMPFLLKNISLHGYTVFAYTGYPNFGLPQQTEAVVAAREFLLPRLADGRLQPMVSETFPFEEVIAAHHALESNQQTGKIVLKVH; via the coding sequence ATGACTCGTGTTGTTCGTATTCATGAATTTGGGGGTCCTGAAGGTCTCAAAATTGACAACCTTGCGTTACCTGCACCAGGTTCTGGCGAAGTCCGTATTGCAATACGGGCGATTGGTCTCAATCGTGCCGATGGCCTCCTCCGCCAAAATCAATATATTGAAACGCCGGAGCTGCCATCCAAGTTGGGCTATGACGTTGCCGGTACGGTGGAGGCAGTAGGACCTGATGTGGATAACGTTGTGGTGGGCGATCGCATTCTCACCATCCCAACCTTTTCCCAGGCCGACTATGGGGTCTATGGTGAAGCCGCAATTGTCCCCGCCAATGCCCTCTGGCCCTGGCCCGATACTCTTTCCGCAGAGCAGGCCGCTTGCGTTGGTGTCCAGTACACTACCGTCTACTTTGCCCTGCAAAGGGTCGGTCATTTACAGGTCGGTGATACCGTTTTACTCACTGCAGCTACGGGCGGTGTTGGTTTTGCCGCTATTGCTGTAGCCAAACAAATGGGGGCGACGGTCATCGCTACCACCCGCAAGCGGGCCAAAGCCGATGCCCTTCACCAAGCTGGAGCAGATCATGTGGTGGTCACTAGTGAAGAAGACCTGGCAGAGCGGGTTCAGGTGATTACTGATGGACAGGGAGTCAAGGTGATTTTTGATGCGATCGCAGGCCGTACCATTCCCACCCTCCTCGACTGCCTAGCCATGGGAGGCTGCTGTATTTTGTATGGTCTCCTGGATTCAACGGAACCCACCTTACCCGTGATGCCATTTCTGTTAAAAAACATCAGTCTGCATGGGTATACCGTGTTCGCCTATACGGGGTATCCCAATTTTGGTCTTCCTCAACAAACAGAAGCGGTCGTAGCAGCCCGTGAATTTCTCCTTCCCCGTCTAGCAGATGGCCGTTTGCAGCCGATGGTCAGTGAAACCTTCCCATTTGAAGAAGTCATTGCTGCCCACCATGCTTTAGAGTCCAACCAGCAAACTGGCAAAATTGTGTTGAAAGTTCATTAG
- a CDS encoding glycosyltransferase, producing the protein MEGFDVVILEANKARTSVVASNLEGLRDMVQDSCNGFKVAPLNAHPFAQAIDDVLERKLPDLSDAT; encoded by the coding sequence ATGGAAGGCTTTGACGTGGTGATCTTGGAGGCCAATAAAGCCAGAACCTCTGTGGTTGCTTCTAATTTAGAGGGGCTGCGAGATATGGTGCAAGACAGTTGCAATGGATTTAAGGTGGCTCCTCTCAATGCTCACCCATTTGCCCAGGCCATTGATGATGTTCTAGAGAGAAAACTGCCCGATCTCTCAGATGCGACCTAG